Proteins from a single region of Paraflavitalea devenefica:
- a CDS encoding FecR family protein — MKDYRLFDITDFVMDEDFIRWVYERRPEDEAAWHAWLTRNPDKHLLVAEARSILESVYIAPPVLTEPEIEQETARLLQTIRQQPAEAPVRTVNRVKWRTWYTVAAAVLVACVTGGLYFFSGRGTAAASFTWEKMTASRQLIENVNTSDKPITIALPDGSAISLAPGSRVGYANHFDSSATRDVYLSGEAFFEVTKNPDRPFRVFANEIVTKVLGTSFTVRSFEKDTTIQVIVRTGKVTVYSQAVTNTRRSATDHKPGEVILTPNQQLVYEKTAQKFQKVLLDDPLLIIPRVKEQKMEYEEAGLIGVFNELSKAYGISIVYDSELFEKCTVTADLRNETFYHKLDLICSAIGASYEVIDGQVVIQSNGCQ; from the coding sequence ATGAAAGATTATCGCTTGTTCGATATTACGGACTTCGTTATGGATGAGGACTTTATACGCTGGGTGTATGAACGGCGTCCGGAAGATGAAGCTGCCTGGCATGCCTGGCTTACCAGGAATCCTGATAAACACCTGCTGGTAGCGGAGGCGCGGAGCATACTGGAATCTGTATACATCGCCCCGCCGGTGCTTACGGAGCCGGAAATAGAGCAGGAAACAGCGCGCTTATTGCAAACCATCCGTCAGCAACCTGCAGAAGCCCCGGTGAGAACCGTAAACCGGGTAAAGTGGCGTACCTGGTATACAGTAGCGGCTGCCGTGTTAGTGGCTTGTGTAACAGGTGGCTTGTATTTTTTCTCCGGCAGGGGCACTGCCGCAGCATCCTTTACCTGGGAAAAAATGACAGCCTCCCGTCAGCTCATAGAGAATGTAAATACCTCTGATAAACCCATTACTATAGCATTGCCTGATGGAAGTGCCATTTCCCTGGCGCCGGGAAGCCGGGTAGGGTATGCCAATCACTTCGACAGCTCGGCTACCCGTGATGTGTATTTGTCGGGTGAAGCGTTCTTTGAAGTAACCAAAAACCCTGACCGCCCTTTCCGGGTATTTGCCAATGAGATCGTGACCAAAGTATTGGGCACCAGCTTTACCGTACGCTCCTTTGAAAAAGATACTACCATACAGGTTATTGTGCGTACCGGTAAGGTCACTGTGTATTCACAGGCCGTTACCAATACCCGCCGCAGTGCTACTGATCATAAACCCGGCGAGGTGATCTTAACGCCCAACCAGCAGCTGGTGTATGAAAAAACAGCGCAGAAATTCCAGAAAGTATTGCTGGATGATCCGCTGCTGATAATACCCCGCGTTAAGGAGCAGAAGATGGAATATGAGGAAGCCGGTCTTATCGGTGTATTCAATGAACTGAGTAAGGCCTATGGCATCAGTATTGTGTACGATAGTGAGCTGTTTGAGAAATGTACGGTGACGGCCGATCTGAGGAACGAAACTTTTTACCACAAGCTGGACCTGATATGCAGCGCCATCGGCGCTTCGTATGAAGTGATTGACGGACAGGTGGTGATCCAATCCAATGGATGTCAATAG
- a CDS encoding RNA polymerase sigma factor, which produces MSENDAQADQDWLQRLQCSDEQALAALMKKYYTDLYSYASRFTKDEGLIKDCIQEVFISLWQRRDTAAPILSLRYYLLRAAKNKVLKSLHRKVYKTDTLDGQESYDFYQEFSVERFIIEKQVSEEKAAALRNILQQLSKRQHEVIYLKFYQRLDHGQIADLMNISRQSVYNLLHEALQKLHGLWHAEYLTK; this is translated from the coding sequence ATGTCTGAGAATGATGCACAAGCAGACCAAGACTGGCTGCAACGTTTGCAATGCAGCGACGAGCAGGCTCTTGCCGCGCTGATGAAGAAGTACTATACAGACCTGTATAGCTACGCTTCCCGCTTTACAAAAGATGAGGGACTGATCAAGGATTGCATACAGGAAGTCTTTATCAGCCTCTGGCAGCGAAGGGACACTGCCGCACCCATACTTTCTCTGAGGTACTATCTTCTACGGGCCGCTAAAAATAAGGTACTCAAATCGTTGCACCGGAAAGTGTATAAGACGGATACCCTTGACGGGCAGGAGAGCTATGATTTCTACCAGGAGTTTTCCGTGGAGCGTTTCATCATTGAAAAACAGGTATCCGAGGAAAAGGCGGCGGCTCTCCGTAACATCCTGCAGCAACTCTCCAAACGGCAGCATGAGGTCATCTACCTGAAATTCTATCAACGTCTTGACCATGGACAGATCGCTGATCTCATGAACATCAGCCGCCAATCAGTATACAACCTCTTACACGAAGCCTTACAAAAGCTGCATGGCCTCTGGCACGCAGAGTACCTGACGAAATAG
- a CDS encoding type III PLP-dependent enzyme domain-containing protein: MNNSYTDLVTQTFNFPQEGFETKDNNLFFNGLDVKGLIDKYGTPMKLTYLPKIGMQIRKAKKMFANAIKKHRYEGEYNYCYCTKSSHFSFVVEEALKHDIHLETSYAYDIEIIKKLYEKKKINKDTFIICNGYKQKTYTSRIASLLNTGFKNVVPILDNKDELQQYKKSVKVPFKLGIRIAAEEEPTFPFYTSRLGFRARDVLEFYVDKIEGNEDRFQLKMLHIFLNKGIKDDIYYWSELNKVINLYCQLKKICPELDSINIGGGFPIKHSLGFEYDYQFMINEIIGNIKKACKKNNVPMPHIFTEFGSYTVGESMAHIYSVIGQKMQNDRETWYMIDSSFITTLPDTWGIGEKFLMLPINKWDQEYQRVVLGGITCDSHDYYDSEEHVNEVFLPKINNGEPLYLGFFHTGAYQDQISGYGGIKHCLIPSPKHVIVGHDKNGKLVDWVYAKEQTAQSMLKILGYVK, encoded by the coding sequence ATGAACAACTCGTACACCGACCTGGTGACGCAAACCTTTAACTTTCCACAGGAAGGGTTTGAAACAAAAGACAACAATCTTTTTTTTAATGGTCTTGATGTGAAGGGGCTCATTGATAAGTATGGTACGCCCATGAAGCTGACCTACCTGCCCAAGATCGGCATGCAGATCAGAAAGGCCAAGAAGATGTTTGCCAATGCCATCAAAAAGCACCGGTACGAGGGAGAGTACAATTATTGTTATTGTACCAAGAGTTCTCATTTCTCGTTCGTGGTGGAAGAAGCCCTGAAGCACGATATTCACCTGGAAACCTCTTACGCTTACGACATAGAGATCATTAAGAAGCTGTATGAGAAGAAAAAGATCAACAAGGACACGTTCATCATCTGTAATGGTTATAAGCAAAAGACCTATACCAGCCGTATAGCCAGCTTATTGAATACAGGGTTTAAGAATGTAGTACCCATCCTGGATAATAAGGATGAGCTGCAACAATATAAAAAGTCGGTTAAGGTACCTTTCAAACTGGGTATACGGATAGCTGCAGAAGAAGAACCTACTTTCCCGTTCTATACTTCCCGCCTGGGTTTCCGTGCCAGGGACGTACTGGAGTTCTATGTAGACAAGATTGAAGGCAATGAAGACCGGTTCCAGTTAAAGATGCTCCACATCTTCCTCAACAAGGGTATTAAAGATGATATCTACTACTGGAGTGAGCTCAATAAAGTCATCAACCTGTACTGCCAACTGAAGAAGATCTGCCCCGAACTGGACTCCATCAATATCGGCGGTGGTTTCCCTATCAAGCATTCCCTGGGCTTTGAATATGATTACCAGTTCATGATCAACGAGATCATTGGCAATATCAAGAAAGCCTGTAAGAAGAACAACGTACCGATGCCGCACATCTTTACAGAGTTTGGCAGTTATACGGTAGGAGAGAGCATGGCGCATATTTACAGTGTGATTGGCCAGAAGATGCAGAATGACCGGGAAACCTGGTATATGATCGATTCTTCTTTTATCACCACGCTACCGGATACCTGGGGTATCGGAGAGAAGTTCCTCATGCTGCCTATTAATAAATGGGACCAGGAATACCAGCGGGTAGTGCTGGGCGGTATAACCTGCGACAGCCACGATTATTACGATTCTGAAGAGCACGTTAATGAAGTGTTCCTGCCCAAAATAAATAACGGAGAACCTTTGTATTTAGGGTTCTTCCATACCGGCGCCTACCAGGACCAGATCAGCGGCTACGGCGGTATCAAGCACTGCCTCATCCCTTCGCCCAAACACGTTATCGTGGGACACGATAAAAATGGTAAGCTGGTGGATTGGGTCTATGCCAAAGAGCAAACTGCTCAAAGCATGCTCAAGATCCTGGGCTATGTAAAATAG
- a CDS encoding RagB/SusD family nutrient uptake outer membrane protein, translating into MKYALVYKVTTLACIITAIVVVACNRELDKSNPNSPTVDTYFKNSTELLGGTNAIYSIFHSAALIGREWFFLHDTRSDDVSAGGGQLELPRAQLLNGATVASNAVMNNVWNGLYTVIHRANTVIDNGPNVTDNAALRDRCVAEAKFFRGWAYFELVSQWGPVPLYIKQVTAPDQFQPRAAADAVYTQIFQDLKDAAAGLPATTTDNGRATRGAANAVLGRAYMQKGDYANAKTALLAVNPGNSIYSLRDNYLDNFDEEHEFNSESIFEAVFFDRGDNNFNWGYTGDDQPNAQPQSTVRNQEYSPIAWRNLIPSNKFLNEFENTATGAAKTDPRFAMSVYQTGDKYNNNANTLTDAEQNGNSSVVNGVTKKISWRKFMLIYKDNNGFHPGGINQRIIRYAEVLLMLAECENELDNPAGAIGYLNQVRDRASVAMPHYPTTQYPTGNKTQIARAIIHEKTVELGGEEIRNRDILRWRKKGYFTTDPISYYKARDEFLPIPQAEIDNNPKLAAGGIDKQNAGY; encoded by the coding sequence ATGAAATATGCTCTTGTATATAAAGTAACGACCCTGGCCTGTATCATTACAGCGATCGTGGTGGTTGCCTGTAACAGAGAACTCGATAAAAGCAACCCGAATTCCCCTACAGTAGATACTTATTTTAAGAATAGTACAGAGCTATTGGGGGGTACTAATGCTATCTATTCCATTTTCCACTCTGCTGCATTAATAGGCCGGGAATGGTTTTTCCTGCATGATACACGCAGTGACGATGTGTCGGCCGGAGGCGGTCAACTGGAATTGCCCAGGGCACAGCTCCTGAATGGCGCTACAGTGGCCTCCAATGCAGTGATGAATAATGTATGGAACGGGCTGTATACAGTTATTCACCGGGCCAATACGGTCATTGACAATGGTCCTAACGTAACGGATAATGCGGCCTTACGCGACCGTTGTGTGGCCGAAGCAAAATTTTTCCGTGGATGGGCTTACTTTGAGCTGGTATCCCAATGGGGCCCTGTTCCCTTATATATAAAACAGGTAACTGCTCCTGATCAGTTTCAGCCAAGGGCCGCTGCAGATGCTGTATACACACAGATATTCCAGGACCTGAAAGATGCCGCCGCCGGCCTTCCGGCCACTACTACCGATAACGGGCGGGCTACCAGGGGAGCTGCGAATGCAGTGCTGGGCAGGGCTTACATGCAGAAGGGAGATTATGCCAATGCGAAAACGGCTTTACTGGCAGTAAATCCTGGTAACAGCATCTATAGCCTGCGGGATAATTACCTCGATAATTTTGATGAAGAACATGAGTTTAACAGTGAGTCTATCTTTGAAGCCGTGTTCTTCGACCGGGGTGATAATAACTTCAACTGGGGCTATACAGGCGATGACCAACCCAATGCGCAGCCCCAGAGTACCGTACGCAACCAGGAATATTCTCCCATTGCCTGGCGCAACCTGATCCCTTCCAACAAATTCCTGAATGAGTTTGAGAATACCGCTACCGGCGCTGCTAAAACAGATCCCCGCTTTGCCATGTCGGTGTACCAGACCGGCGACAAATACAATAACAATGCGAATACGCTGACAGATGCTGAGCAGAATGGTAATTCTTCGGTGGTGAATGGCGTTACCAAAAAAATAAGCTGGCGTAAGTTTATGCTCATCTATAAGGATAACAATGGCTTCCACCCCGGCGGCATTAATCAACGCATCATCCGTTATGCGGAAGTGTTACTGATGCTGGCCGAATGTGAGAATGAGCTGGACAATCCTGCCGGGGCTATCGGTTACCTGAACCAGGTGCGCGACCGGGCCAGTGTGGCGATGCCGCATTATCCTACAACACAGTATCCTACCGGCAACAAAACACAGATCGCCAGGGCCATTATTCACGAGAAAACAGTGGAGCTGGGCGGTGAGGAAATACGCAATCGTGACATCCTGCGCTGGCGGAAGAAAGGATACTTTACTACCGACCCCATCTCTTACTACAAAGCAAGGGATGAGTTCCTGCCGATACCGCAGGCGGAAATAGACAATAATCCGAAACTGGCGGCCGGTGGCATTGACAAACAAAATGCAGGCTATTGA
- a CDS encoding TonB-dependent receptor has translation MRIGLLPLLMITTLQVVIYANPTNGQEVLDKKINLIAEQKEVKIVLGEISKLAGIKFVYSAQRIPTRQKVSVVARDRRLGEVLDGLLQPLNICYQVSGTQVVLMRKGDGVGVNIAFYEEGSMDRPEATHEIPFKIITGKVTNEKGEGLPGVSVVVKGTAKGTSTNLEGTFSINADVGETLLFSMVGYKSFSVVVGQENEVAVTLQAEMINMNEVIIVGYGTQRRSSLTGAIASVSGKTIAELPVASVESALQGRVAGLTVTNNGEPGTTPIVRIRGISSISFASDPLYVIDGFPTGNLSNFNSRDIESVEVLKDASAAAIYGSRATNGVILITTKKGRRDGKLRVNLDSYIGTQSAWKQIDLLNTAQYLEYERALNGAAGIGRPPRLEAANFNQPIYDGTTQTYAQTNTDWQDAYFKNGIITQHDLSLGGGNNVSRFFASAGYFKQDGIARGVNYERGNFRINSDHAISKVFTFGENLFISYSQQRYDNTSGNRTRLVNVIRNLPYLPVYDPTTLGGYRNAENSVDGADPTNPIEDAELLGDATNKTVKVLGTAFLEINFTSWLKFRSTFGVDYVNLFQHQFSPIFNDKGRNAAVATIRDMRNSSTTTLFTEQLTFDKTFGEHHINAVGVFEVQSTKSSTENAFGNQNSNAIEVLRGATNVSYVSTRSENFLQSMVGRVNYEYAGKYLLSAAIRRDGLSLWAPGKKYANFPSASVGWRIDQEQFMRTAPYISELKVRAGYGVTGLNAVAALNNDYPWQVTVFANGATYPFNNVNSTGNASYYNALGNADLEWEKTKQLNIGLDLGLLNNRITLSAEYFTRKTDNLILNVPTPPSFGFNGVGVLANVASMRNNGLEFQAGYNQTQGEFTWNITGNISFIRNKVLSLNTETATIDQGGDQDFGGGTAITRTKAGQAIQSYYGYIVTGIFQTADEVTKNPTQAPGTAPGDLKFADLDGDEKITDADRTFLGSYLPKFSYALNYGAKYKNFDASLFLQGVQGNKIFNAARIISEGMARLFGSGTAVLRAWTPSNTNTNIPRAVSGDPNQNVRPSNRWIEDGSYLRLKNIIVGYTIPNSVLQSVTKGAISSFRVYISSQNLLTITGYDGWDPEIGSKNTTLTNGIDYGQYPAARSFQFGVQVGF, from the coding sequence ATGAGAATAGGACTGCTGCCATTATTGATGATTACCACACTCCAGGTAGTCATATATGCCAACCCCACCAACGGGCAGGAGGTATTGGACAAAAAGATCAATCTTATTGCCGAGCAGAAGGAAGTAAAAATTGTCCTGGGTGAGATCAGTAAGCTCGCCGGGATCAAGTTCGTCTACAGCGCCCAGCGTATTCCAACCCGTCAAAAAGTATCTGTTGTAGCCCGTGACCGCCGCCTGGGCGAGGTGCTGGATGGATTACTCCAGCCCCTGAATATTTGTTACCAGGTATCCGGCACCCAGGTGGTGCTGATGCGTAAGGGCGATGGTGTGGGTGTAAACATTGCTTTTTATGAGGAAGGATCCATGGATAGACCGGAGGCTACCCATGAAATACCTTTTAAAATAATAACGGGAAAAGTAACCAATGAGAAAGGGGAAGGATTGCCCGGGGTTTCGGTAGTTGTAAAAGGGACTGCCAAGGGTACCTCTACCAATTTGGAGGGTACTTTTTCTATCAATGCAGACGTAGGGGAGACGCTCCTGTTTTCTATGGTGGGTTACAAGTCCTTTTCCGTGGTAGTAGGGCAGGAGAATGAGGTGGCTGTAACGCTGCAAGCCGAAATGATCAATATGAATGAGGTGATCATTGTGGGTTATGGTACACAGCGTCGCAGCTCTTTAACAGGGGCCATTGCTTCTGTAAGCGGTAAAACCATTGCCGAACTGCCGGTGGCCAGTGTGGAATCTGCCCTGCAGGGACGTGTGGCAGGGCTTACGGTCACCAACAATGGTGAACCGGGCACTACGCCTATTGTGCGCATCAGGGGTATCAGTTCCATCAGCTTTGCTTCTGATCCGTTGTATGTGATTGATGGTTTCCCTACCGGCAACCTCAGCAACTTCAACAGCCGGGACATTGAATCGGTAGAAGTATTGAAAGATGCCAGCGCTGCTGCTATCTATGGCTCCAGGGCTACCAATGGCGTCATCCTCATCACCACCAAAAAGGGCAGACGGGATGGCAAGCTACGTGTTAACCTGGACTCGTATATAGGTACCCAAAGTGCCTGGAAACAAATAGACCTGCTGAATACCGCTCAATACCTGGAATATGAACGGGCATTGAATGGAGCGGCCGGTATCGGCAGACCACCCCGGCTAGAAGCAGCCAACTTTAACCAACCTATTTATGACGGTACTACCCAAACCTATGCGCAAACGAATACTGACTGGCAGGATGCTTATTTTAAAAACGGTATTATTACCCAGCATGACCTCTCTTTGGGCGGCGGTAACAATGTTTCCCGCTTCTTTGCTTCTGCCGGTTACTTTAAGCAGGATGGTATTGCACGGGGCGTGAATTATGAACGGGGCAACTTCCGCATCAATTCCGACCATGCCATTAGTAAAGTATTCACCTTTGGTGAGAACCTGTTCATTTCTTACTCCCAACAACGTTATGACAATACATCCGGTAACAGGACCCGCCTGGTAAATGTTATCCGCAACCTGCCTTACCTGCCGGTATATGATCCCACCACCTTGGGCGGATACCGCAACGCGGAAAACAGTGTTGACGGTGCGGATCCCACGAATCCCATAGAAGATGCGGAACTGCTGGGCGATGCTACCAATAAAACAGTGAAAGTGCTGGGTACGGCTTTCCTGGAGATCAACTTTACTTCCTGGCTTAAATTCCGCTCTACCTTCGGGGTAGATTATGTGAACCTGTTCCAGCACCAGTTTAGTCCCATCTTCAACGACAAGGGGCGTAATGCGGCTGTAGCCACTATCCGGGATATGCGCAACTCCTCTACTACCACCTTATTTACAGAACAGCTGACTTTCGATAAAACCTTTGGTGAGCACCATATCAATGCGGTAGGCGTATTTGAAGTACAGAGTACCAAGAGTTCTACAGAGAACGCTTTCGGTAACCAGAACAGCAATGCTATTGAAGTATTGCGGGGCGCCACCAATGTGAGCTATGTTTCCACGCGCAGTGAAAACTTCCTGCAATCCATGGTAGGCCGGGTGAATTATGAATATGCCGGTAAGTACCTGCTAAGCGCAGCTATCCGCCGGGATGGATTATCCCTGTGGGCGCCGGGTAAGAAATATGCCAATTTCCCCTCCGCCTCTGTGGGATGGCGGATAGACCAGGAACAGTTCATGCGTACGGCTCCTTATATTTCTGAGTTAAAAGTACGGGCGGGTTATGGTGTTACAGGTCTGAATGCAGTGGCCGCCCTGAATAATGACTATCCCTGGCAGGTAACCGTATTTGCCAATGGGGCCACCTATCCATTCAATAACGTGAACTCCACCGGTAATGCCTCTTATTACAATGCCCTGGGCAATGCCGACCTCGAATGGGAAAAGACCAAACAACTGAATATTGGCCTTGACCTGGGATTACTGAATAACAGGATCACTTTATCGGCCGAATATTTTACCCGCAAAACCGATAACCTGATCCTGAATGTACCTACACCGCCTTCCTTTGGCTTTAATGGGGTAGGGGTACTGGCCAACGTTGCTTCCATGAGAAATAATGGACTGGAATTCCAGGCAGGGTATAACCAGACACAGGGTGAATTTACCTGGAACATCACCGGTAACATCAGCTTTATACGGAATAAAGTACTTAGCCTGAATACGGAAACAGCGACTATTGATCAGGGGGGCGACCAGGACTTTGGTGGTGGTACAGCTATTACCCGTACAAAGGCAGGACAGGCCATACAATCGTATTACGGATATATAGTGACCGGCATTTTCCAAACAGCCGATGAGGTTACCAAGAACCCCACACAGGCTCCGGGCACCGCTCCCGGCGACCTGAAGTTTGCAGACCTTGACGGCGATGAAAAGATTACCGATGCCGACCGTACGTTCCTTGGCAGTTACCTGCCTAAGTTTTCCTATGCACTTAATTATGGCGCGAAATACAAGAACTTCGATGCCTCCCTTTTCCTGCAGGGCGTACAGGGCAACAAGATTTTCAATGCTGCCCGCATTATCAGTGAAGGGATGGCCCGTTTATTTGGTTCCGGTACGGCTGTGCTGAGGGCATGGACACCTTCCAATACCAATACCAATATACCCCGTGCTGTGAGCGGCGACCCCAACCAGAATGTACGGCCTTCCAACCGCTGGATAGAAGACGGCTCTTACCTGCGCCTGAAGAACATCATTGTAGGATATACTATTCCCAACAGTGTACTACAGTCTGTTACCAAAGGCGCTATCAGCAGTTTCAGGGTATATATTTCATCCCAGAATCTGCTGACCATTACCGGTTATGATGGATGGGACCCGGAGATTGGGTCCAAGAATACCACGCTGACCAATGGTATTGATTATGGTCAGTACCCGGCAGCCAGGTCATTCCAGTTTGGCGTGCAGGTCGGATTTTAG
- the rplT gene encoding 50S ribosomal protein L20, with translation MPRSVNAVASRARRKRILKQAKGFYGKRKNVYTVAKNVLEKGLQYRYVGRKLKKREYRALWIARINAAVRPEGLTYSVFIHKLNEKGITLDRKVLADLAMNEPETFKLLVASVK, from the coding sequence ATGCCACGTTCAGTAAATGCTGTAGCAAGCAGGGCACGCCGCAAAAGGATTTTAAAACAAGCCAAGGGCTTTTATGGCAAACGTAAAAACGTATATACCGTTGCCAAAAACGTATTGGAAAAAGGTCTGCAATACAGATATGTAGGCCGTAAGCTGAAGAAAAGGGAATACCGCGCACTGTGGATCGCCCGTATCAACGCCGCCGTTCGTCCGGAAGGCCTTACTTACTCTGTTTTCATTCACAAGCTGAACGAGAAAGGGATCACCCTCGACCGTAAAGTACTGGCCGATCTGGCCATGAATGAGCCGGAGACCTTCAAGCTGTTGGTTGCTTCTGTAAAATAA
- the rpmI gene encoding 50S ribosomal protein L35 has translation MPKVKTNSSAKKRFKVTGTGKITHQKSFKRHILTKKSNKRKRALGKDGIVHKANLDFVKRLLRLK, from the coding sequence ATGCCTAAAGTTAAAACAAACTCCAGTGCCAAGAAAAGGTTCAAAGTAACCGGCACCGGTAAAATCACTCACCAGAAGTCTTTCAAACGCCACATTCTGACCAAAAAGTCCAACAAGCGTAAACGTGCCCTGGGTAAAGATGGTATCGTGCACAAAGCCAACCTGGATTTCGTAAAACGTCTCCTGAGGCTGAAATAG